The sequence TGTTGCTAACAATAACCCATTGATTTATTATAGGATtcttgataaaagaaaaacacacttACCACTGTTGTATGATTTTGTATTTGATCGCCTTAGAGCTGTTCGCCAAGACCTGGTTGTTCAGGGGTATTTGGAAGGATATAGTGGATCAAAAACAGTGGTTGTTGTAAAAATTCTTGAGTATTGTGTCAGGTTTTATGTCTACTTTCAATTCAGGTACCTGCTTGACAAGtgtccttaatttttttttttattaactcgtaatgaaatttttctgtAGGTTGTCTCATCTTCCTCCATCTGCATTTAGCAGTCATATTAATCAAAATCATATTGATGAGTGCTTAAGTCAATTACTTCATCTCTACTCTGAAATTGAAGTGAAGAATTCTGAGTTGCTTCATCAAACAAATTATATTGAAATCGAAGCCCTTCATTTGCTGTTATCGAAAGGCTCAAATGGTCTTCACCGTGCAATTCAACTACCCTACAGGACGAAAACGCACACCATAGTTAAAAAATCTATTGAAATCAGCATCTCTCTCTGGCTTGGAAATTTTGTCAGAGCAAATCGAATCGCACAAGGTTTACCGTTGAGCCTTTTATTGGCTTACCGTGCAAACTTTGCATTTCTTCGATCGAGAGTTTTAGAAGTTTACGAACGCGGCCATCGGTCACCACAAGGATCCAAGTTTCCTCTTGATAAACTGTCACGTTATTTATTGTTTGATACTACACAGGAAACCGCCGATTATTGCGCTGAGCATGGTCTTTTGCTGGATGAAACGGGTTCTTTCGTAATCTTCAAAACCGGGACCACATTAAAATCAAGCGCATCTTCTCAGTCAAACAACGTTTGCGACAGAGCAATTGAAgaacaattgaaaaatgtcCGAATTAGCAACTTGCTATATGGACAGAGCATTTGAATTGGCCAGAGAAGCTTTATCAGTCGGAGAAGTTCCCATTGGTTGTGTTTTGCATCTTGAAGGTGAGTTCTTGGTCTTGTGACGTTTTACTAGGTTTACTAGCTATGATGTTTTActgaagtcttttttttttttttttttttttttttgtgtttatgATCAGGTTATGGTATAATCGGTGAAGGAAGAAATCGTGTGAACGAGACGAAAAATGCTACGAGACATGCTGAATTAGAAGCAATCGATAGTGCTTTATTGTGGATAGAAAAGAATACTAGTGAAAGTTACTCTCAAGTGTTTGGAAAAACAGAAGTTTGGGTGAACGTGGAACCTTGTATTCAGTGTGCTGGAGCTTTACAAATATTAGGCTTCGCCCGTGTGTATTATGGTTGCTCTAACGAACGGTTCGGCGGATGCGGTTCAGTACTCGACGTCTGCGAAAAGGACAAACGCTTTCAACGTCTTCAAATACAGGGTGGAA is a genomic window of Daphnia pulicaria isolate SC F1-1A chromosome 2, SC_F0-13Bv2, whole genome shotgun sequence containing:
- the LOC124327834 gene encoding tRNA-specific adenosine deaminase 2-like, whose translation is MSELATCYMDRAFELAREALSVGEVPIGCVLHLEGYGIIGEGRNRVNETKNATRHAELEAIDSALLWIEKNTSESYSQVFGKTEVWVNVEPCIQCAGALQILGFARVYYGCSNERFGGCGSVLDVCEKDKRFQRLQIQGGIRANEAIELLKDFYRCENPNAPNPKSKEGRK